One window of the Desulfitibacter alkalitolerans DSM 16504 genome contains the following:
- a CDS encoding M23 family metallopeptidase: protein MSRKDRFQAKDKITHKMTRDGLVEVNAATGEKNRISRRGQDFNLQKGKAPQQEALAHESGRPDIARLRHSSQHKNVEQIRRMEPTPGAEHPAGTVGQSNTSLYAVQGIPGERMPDRTGKSGLHPKTQAKANGKQQSQNIYQTDTFSENPADASLHGRLHFEKEQTAATDKPALQQGTAYYQRFSQDAARPPDGQPVSQTGGIGVKETPPPMPSPQDVPTSHQTTPSAKSSSRAPKPGKLQFSPEEQSASGKKLAKALRKAEKIDKKMEQARYRLPERKKIRAERVFDEKQKKHGHKIRFEAEVKARQSNFKGVLPLRPVRAGANLSMSYAHSKLFQSEQENTGTEAAHKGELLAEGGLRTAYRLHKTAPYRRVAKLERLSAKHNAKLAYQKLLHENPRLRTNLLSRFIQKQKIKRRYAKAARESKQAAQLMKQAGAAGGKIIKLASGFVRSHPMVIGGIALLLLMVFSFSTLLTSCTNMAMGGFSSVLMSSYTAEDEDIDDAELTYTEWETNLLMRIQNAQAEHPGYDEYRYNVDDISHNLFELMAYLSAKYQDFTFATIKTELQRIFNEQYRLEFVAQTEIRYRTETRTDPETGESYTVEVPYEWHILNINLTSKSFTDVLQPNMNADEREMYGLNMQTKGNRQYIASPFDFDWIPHVTCYYGWRIHPVTGAKDYHKGIDIGVPVGTDILAGHDGKVIQAAFDAGGYGYYIAIEGKDGLVSKYAHCDRLLASVGQQVKKGDVIAKSGNTGRSTGPHLHLEVLKNGRYLNPLFFAETPDSANDRQ from the coding sequence GTGTCACGCAAAGACAGATTTCAGGCAAAGGATAAGATTACCCACAAAATGACCCGCGACGGGCTGGTGGAGGTCAACGCCGCCACTGGCGAAAAAAACCGCATCAGCCGGCGAGGGCAGGATTTTAATTTGCAAAAGGGCAAAGCACCGCAGCAGGAAGCACTTGCCCATGAGTCCGGCAGACCGGACATTGCGCGCCTCCGTCATTCCTCACAGCACAAAAATGTAGAGCAAATCAGACGTATGGAACCGACACCCGGTGCAGAGCATCCGGCAGGTACAGTCGGTCAGTCCAACACTTCCCTATATGCAGTTCAAGGAATACCGGGTGAGCGGATGCCCGACCGGACAGGGAAAAGTGGGTTGCATCCAAAAACTCAGGCTAAAGCGAACGGGAAGCAGCAGTCGCAGAATATTTACCAGACAGATACATTTTCTGAAAATCCGGCTGATGCTTCCCTTCATGGCCGGCTGCATTTTGAAAAGGAACAGACCGCTGCGACCGATAAGCCCGCACTGCAACAAGGAACGGCATATTACCAAAGGTTTAGCCAGGATGCGGCCCGTCCACCAGACGGACAGCCTGTGTCCCAAACAGGCGGCATCGGCGTGAAGGAGACTCCGCCGCCCATGCCGTCCCCACAGGACGTTCCGACTTCGCATCAGACAACCCCATCCGCTAAATCCTCCAGTAGAGCTCCAAAACCGGGCAAGCTCCAATTTTCCCCAGAGGAACAGTCCGCTTCCGGGAAAAAGCTCGCTAAGGCACTGCGAAAAGCTGAAAAAATCGACAAAAAAATGGAACAGGCGCGGTACAGGCTCCCAGAAAGGAAAAAAATCAGGGCAGAACGTGTTTTTGATGAAAAGCAGAAGAAGCACGGTCACAAAATCCGCTTTGAAGCTGAGGTCAAAGCCCGACAGTCCAATTTCAAAGGCGTGCTTCCGCTCCGCCCTGTAAGGGCCGGCGCGAATTTATCCATGAGTTATGCCCACAGCAAGCTGTTTCAGTCCGAACAGGAAAATACGGGCACAGAGGCCGCCCACAAGGGGGAACTGCTTGCCGAAGGCGGACTGCGCACAGCCTACCGCCTGCATAAGACCGCGCCCTATCGCCGTGTGGCGAAGCTGGAGCGGCTTTCGGCAAAACACAATGCCAAACTAGCCTATCAGAAGCTGCTGCATGAAAATCCCCGGCTTAGAACCAATCTGCTGTCCCGGTTTATACAGAAACAAAAAATCAAGCGCCGGTACGCAAAAGCGGCGCGAGAATCCAAACAAGCGGCACAGTTGATGAAACAAGCCGGTGCAGCGGGCGGTAAAATTATTAAACTTGCGTCGGGCTTTGTACGCAGTCATCCGATGGTGATCGGCGGGATCGCGCTGCTGCTCCTGATGGTATTTTCTTTTTCAACGCTCCTTACCTCCTGTACCAACATGGCAATGGGAGGGTTTTCGTCCGTCCTGATGTCCAGCTACACCGCCGAGGATGAGGATATCGACGATGCGGAGCTGACTTATACGGAATGGGAAACCAACCTGCTAATGCGGATTCAGAACGCGCAGGCGGAACACCCCGGCTATGACGAGTACCGGTACAATGTAGACGATATCAGCCACAATCTATTTGAACTGATGGCCTACCTCTCCGCGAAATACCAGGACTTCACTTTTGCCACCATAAAAACTGAGCTTCAGCGGATTTTCAACGAACAGTACCGGCTTGAATTTGTGGCGCAAACAGAAATCCGCTACCGCACCGAAACCCGAACCGACCCGGAAACCGGAGAGAGCTATACAGTGGAAGTGCCCTATGAATGGCATATCCTTAATATCAACCTTACCTCCAAATCCTTCACCGATGTGCTTCAGCCGAATATGAACGCCGACGAGCGGGAAATGTACGGCCTGAATATGCAGACAAAGGGCAACCGGCAGTATATTGCAAGTCCCTTTGACTTTGACTGGATACCCCATGTTACCTGTTATTACGGCTGGCGAATCCATCCTGTCACAGGCGCAAAGGATTATCACAAGGGCATCGACATCGGCGTTCCCGTAGGCACGGACATTTTGGCAGGGCATGACGGGAAGGTAATCCAGGCGGCCTTTGACGCAGGCGGCTACGGCTACTATATCGCCATCGAAGGCAAGGACGGGCTGGTTTCAAAGTATGCCCACTGTGACCGGCTGCTTGCAAGCGTCGGACAACAGGTAAAAAAAGGCGACGTAATTGCCAAGTCCGGCAACACCGGGCGCTCCACAGGGCCGCACCTGCACCTGGAGGTACTGAAAAACGGACGGTATCTCAATCCGCTGTTCTTTGCCGAAACTCCGGACAGCGCAAATGACCGTCAATAA
- a CDS encoding PrgI family protein, whose protein sequence is MPFVPVPKDLSKVKTKVALNLTKRQLICFGAAGAIGVPAYLLTRGTLGSEGAMLLMIGLMLPLFFLAMYEKDGQPAEKILRNLLRTRLWPGRRPYVTENLYEIIEKEGKAFANQEKTADKAKKAPAGKRPSNQKQKSLAGKKDSAKAVR, encoded by the coding sequence ATGCCATTTGTACCTGTACCCAAAGACCTTTCCAAGGTCAAAACCAAGGTTGCGCTAAACCTTACCAAGCGCCAGCTCATCTGTTTCGGCGCGGCTGGGGCTATCGGCGTTCCTGCCTATCTTCTGACGCGCGGGACGCTGGGCAGTGAGGGCGCGATGCTTCTGATGATCGGGCTGATGCTGCCGTTGTTCTTTCTCGCCATGTACGAAAAGGATGGACAGCCCGCCGAAAAAATACTGCGCAACCTTCTCCGCACCCGGCTCTGGCCGGGCAGGCGTCCATATGTAACAGAAAACCTGTATGAAATCATCGAAAAGGAGGGAAAAGCCTTTGCCAACCAAGAAAAAACAGCCGACAAGGCAAAAAAAGCGCCTGCCGGGAAACGTCCGTCAAACCAAAAACAGAAAAGCCTTGCAGGGAAAAAAGACAGCGCCAAAGCCGTCCGGTAA
- a CDS encoding DUF6674 family protein, with protein MNDTTTQSAPLLENEHVKELLAILKENSVSAKDFLDVIGYVGAMERQLDAAVGELSAMRRELADMREEKNHPVRTSLQKAIQALENKITETRERLEAVKAGIIEGCKNAVAAFKEKGIAALDGLASLFHIRQGLEKVQESMDRNIRYDEQSMKKIAAVSAEYHEIGRHVKNMGRAVQGKEAIQEAKPMGKLAKLIQAPYRLDQACSTAIKRQAASALDSLGKLEQRSVMHRENQKETGKNEKKPSILKNLQALKEQAAQTAQNTPAPQRKKAEVSL; from the coding sequence ATGAACGATACTACAACCCAAAGCGCGCCGCTTTTGGAAAATGAGCATGTAAAGGAGCTTTTAGCCATCCTGAAAGAAAACAGCGTAAGCGCTAAGGATTTTCTGGACGTCATCGGTTATGTGGGCGCAATGGAACGTCAGCTTGACGCGGCAGTGGGCGAGCTTTCAGCCATGCGCCGGGAGCTTGCCGACATGCGGGAAGAAAAAAATCATCCGGTCAGGACTTCCCTGCAAAAGGCAATCCAGGCGCTGGAAAACAAAATTACCGAAACAAGGGAACGGCTGGAAGCAGTAAAAGCCGGCATCATTGAGGGCTGTAAAAATGCCGTGGCTGCTTTTAAGGAAAAAGGCATAGCGGCGCTGGACGGCCTTGCGTCCCTCTTTCACATCCGGCAAGGGCTGGAGAAGGTGCAGGAAAGCATGGACCGTAATATCCGTTATGATGAACAGTCCATGAAAAAGATTGCGGCTGTCAGCGCCGAGTACCATGAGATCGGCAGGCATGTGAAAAATATGGGCCGTGCGGTTCAGGGAAAAGAGGCGATCCAGGAAGCAAAGCCCATGGGCAAGCTGGCAAAGCTCATACAGGCTCCCTACCGGCTGGATCAAGCCTGCTCAACTGCTATCAAACGACAGGCAGCTTCGGCCCTTGACAGTCTCGGAAAGCTGGAACAACGCTCTGTCATGCATCGTGAAAACCAAAAAGAGACGGGAAAGAATGAGAAGAAGCCGTCCATCCTGAAAAATCTGCAAGCGCTCAAGGAGCAGGCGGCACAAACGGCGCAGAACACTCCTGCCCCCCAGCGGAAAAAGGCGGAGGTCAGCCTGTAA
- a CDS encoding DUF4366 domain-containing protein — protein sequence MKNKMLTVLALMLFMSAFLLHMTAYASGSADTKAPTLTARLSGETLHIEAKDEDSGVEAVYIDGHKVSYPAKGVLDTPLWTYSGTGQYVSVYAVDLAGNRSGTVQVENPYYKASSAATNTSAASTPKTTESAVPAQTHPFTPEGTGTTVDNATDGDGKEFFTITTQDKNVFYLIIDRQRQSENVYFLNAVTEDDLRSLAKKGNSNSGVSAVPTPQTTPKPETTSKTEPKSQPEKGGDSTLIFVLLAVIAAGGAGYYFKIYKPKHQAVDTDEDEPEYEEEDTPLSGETEPGDDFLLSDDDLGEFSGDDPTAPKEE from the coding sequence ATGAAGAATAAAATGCTTACCGTTTTAGCGCTCATGCTTTTTATGAGCGCATTTTTACTGCACATGACAGCATATGCCTCCGGCTCTGCCGATACTAAGGCCCCGACACTCACCGCCAGACTTTCCGGTGAAACCCTCCATATCGAAGCAAAAGATGAGGATTCCGGTGTAGAGGCAGTCTACATTGACGGCCACAAGGTCAGCTACCCCGCAAAGGGAGTGCTGGATACCCCTCTTTGGACCTATTCCGGAACCGGACAGTATGTTTCGGTCTATGCGGTGGACCTTGCGGGAAACCGGTCGGGAACCGTGCAGGTAGAGAACCCGTATTACAAGGCTTCGTCAGCTGCCACGAATACATCGGCGGCATCTACCCCGAAAACCACGGAATCCGCTGTTCCGGCACAGACTCATCCCTTTACGCCGGAGGGCACCGGTACGACGGTCGATAATGCCACGGATGGCGATGGCAAGGAGTTTTTCACCATCACTACACAAGACAAGAATGTCTTTTATCTCATCATAGACCGCCAGAGGCAAAGTGAAAATGTCTACTTTTTAAATGCTGTCACAGAGGATGATTTGCGCTCCCTTGCCAAAAAAGGGAACAGCAATAGTGGTGTGAGTGCCGTGCCTACGCCTCAGACCACCCCCAAACCGGAAACAACGTCCAAAACCGAACCCAAATCTCAGCCGGAAAAGGGCGGCGACAGTACGCTGATCTTTGTACTGCTGGCAGTTATAGCCGCAGGCGGCGCAGGATATTACTTCAAAATATATAAGCCGAAACACCAGGCTGTGGATACGGACGAAGATGAACCCGAATATGAGGAGGAAGATACGCCCTTGTCCGGCGAGACAGAGCCAGGGGACGATTTTCTGCTTTCTGATGATGATTTAGGAGAATTTTCAGGGGACGATCCGACCGCACCAAAAGAAGAATAA
- a CDS encoding DUF4315 family protein codes for MNPRIQKVMGEIEKTKTKIAEFQARLRELERQKTELENAEIVAIFRKEKMTEDEFARFVSAMSAKSVPNKEDNHEE; via the coding sequence ATGAACCCCAGAATACAAAAAGTGATGGGAGAAATCGAGAAAACGAAAACAAAAATCGCGGAATTCCAGGCCCGTTTACGGGAACTGGAGCGGCAGAAAACCGAGTTGGAAAACGCCGAAATCGTTGCCATATTCAGAAAGGAAAAAATGACGGAGGATGAGTTCGCGCGGTTTGTCAGCGCCATGAGTGCAAAATCCGTTCCCAACAAGGAGGACAACCATGAAGAATAA
- a CDS encoding VirB4-like conjugal transfer ATPase, CD1110 family, with protein sequence MPTKKKQPTRQKKRLPGNVRQTKNRKALQGKKTAPKPSGNTGGFAASVRMKLFGRADAPQTAQQSIPYREMYRDGVCRVTDRLYTKTIVFQDITYQLAQNEDKTQIFENYCNFLSYFDSSVSVQLSFINQYGNLKEFQQSIDIPEQEDEYNSIRREYADMLKNQLAKGNNGLVKTKFITFGIEADSLKAAKPRMERVEADILANFKTMGVKARTLSGLERLEVLHGQFHPDGQEKLRFSWEDIPKTGLSTRDYIAPTSFDFRDGKTFRMGEHYGAVSFLSILAPELTDRMLVDFLDLDTAVTVNLHIRSIDQAEAIKTVKRKLSDLDKMKIEEQKKAVRSGYDMDIIPTDLATYGNEAKTLLEDLQNRNERMFLVTVLVLNTAKKRQQLENDIFQAAGVAQKYNCALKRLDYQQEQGLMSSLPVGLNQIEIKRGLTTSSVAIFVPFTTQELFQQGEALYYGLNALSNNLIMASRKRLKNPNGLFLGTPGSGKSFAAKREIVNVFLLTNDDIIISDPEAEYFPLVNRLGGQVVKLSPVSAQYINPMDINPDYSDDEDPLTLKSDFILSLCELIVGGKEGLQPVEKTIIDRCVRLVYREYLAAPSPEKMPILQDLYNLLRKQTEPEAQHIATALEIYVTGSLNVFNHRTNVDITNRLVCYDIKELGKQLKKLGMLILQDQVWGRVTANRATHRTTWFYQDEFHLLLKEEQTAAYSLEIWKRFRKWGGIPSALTQNVKDLLASREIENILENSDFIYMLNQAGGDRQILAKQLGISNHQLSYVTHSGAGEGLLFYGNTIIPFIDRFPKDTELYRIMTTKPDEVKGA encoded by the coding sequence TTGCCAACCAAGAAAAAACAGCCGACAAGGCAAAAAAAGCGCCTGCCGGGAAACGTCCGTCAAACCAAAAACAGAAAAGCCTTGCAGGGAAAAAAGACAGCGCCAAAGCCGTCCGGTAACACGGGCGGCTTTGCTGCTTCTGTAAGGATGAAGCTGTTTGGCCGCGCCGACGCACCGCAAACCGCCCAGCAGTCCATACCTTACAGGGAAATGTACCGGGACGGCGTCTGCCGCGTCACCGACCGGCTGTATACCAAGACCATTGTCTTTCAGGACATCACTTACCAGCTGGCCCAAAACGAGGATAAGACGCAGATATTCGAGAACTACTGCAATTTCCTCAGCTATTTTGATTCCTCGGTCAGCGTCCAACTTTCCTTTATCAACCAGTACGGTAACCTGAAAGAATTTCAGCAGTCCATCGACATTCCCGAGCAGGAGGACGAGTACAACTCCATCCGCCGCGAGTATGCCGATATGCTAAAAAACCAGCTTGCCAAGGGCAATAACGGGCTGGTCAAAACTAAATTCATCACCTTCGGAATCGAAGCGGATTCCCTCAAAGCCGCCAAGCCCCGCATGGAACGGGTGGAAGCGGATATTCTCGCCAATTTCAAAACCATGGGCGTCAAAGCCCGTACCTTGAGCGGCCTTGAGCGGCTGGAGGTGCTTCACGGCCAGTTCCACCCCGACGGTCAGGAAAAGCTGCGGTTTTCGTGGGAGGATATCCCCAAAACCGGACTTTCCACCAGGGACTATATCGCCCCCACCAGCTTTGATTTCCGGGACGGCAAGACCTTCCGCATGGGGGAACACTACGGCGCGGTCAGCTTTTTATCCATCCTGGCCCCGGAGCTTACCGACCGAATGCTGGTGGATTTTCTGGATTTGGATACGGCTGTCACCGTAAATCTGCACATCCGCAGCATTGACCAGGCGGAAGCCATCAAGACCGTCAAGCGCAAGCTGTCCGACCTCGATAAAATGAAAATTGAGGAACAGAAAAAAGCCGTAAGAAGCGGCTATGATATGGACATCATTCCTACTGACCTTGCCACCTACGGCAATGAAGCCAAAACACTTTTAGAGGATTTGCAGAACCGCAATGAACGTATGTTCCTTGTTACTGTCCTTGTACTCAACACGGCAAAAAAGAGACAGCAGTTGGAAAACGACATCTTTCAGGCGGCAGGCGTCGCACAGAAATACAACTGTGCCCTGAAACGCCTTGACTACCAGCAGGAGCAGGGACTGATGAGCAGTCTCCCAGTAGGACTGAACCAGATCGAGATCAAACGTGGACTCACCACCTCGTCGGTGGCGATTTTTGTACCCTTTACCACCCAGGAGCTGTTCCAGCAGGGAGAAGCCCTGTACTACGGTCTGAACGCCCTCTCCAATAACCTCATTATGGCCAGCCGCAAACGCCTGAAAAACCCCAACGGCTTGTTTTTAGGCACTCCCGGCTCCGGCAAGTCCTTTGCCGCCAAACGGGAAATTGTCAATGTGTTCCTCTTAACCAATGACGACATCATCATATCTGACCCGGAAGCCGAATATTTCCCTCTTGTCAACCGGCTGGGGGGCCAGGTGGTCAAGTTGTCGCCGGTATCGGCACAGTACATCAACCCCATGGATATCAACCCGGATTACAGTGATGATGAAGACCCTTTGACCCTGAAAAGTGACTTTATCCTCAGCCTGTGCGAACTGATTGTGGGCGGCAAGGAGGGCCTGCAGCCGGTGGAAAAAACCATCATTGACCGGTGTGTCCGCCTGGTCTACCGGGAATACCTTGCAGCCCCATCCCCGGAGAAAATGCCCATCTTGCAGGATTTGTACAACCTGCTCCGCAAGCAGACCGAACCGGAAGCCCAGCACATCGCCACTGCGCTGGAAATCTATGTTACAGGCTCTTTAAATGTGTTCAACCACCGTACCAACGTGGACATCACAAACCGGTTGGTGTGCTATGACATCAAGGAGCTGGGCAAGCAGCTGAAAAAGCTGGGAATGCTGATTTTGCAGGATCAGGTGTGGGGCCGTGTGACCGCCAACCGTGCCACTCACCGCACCACCTGGTTCTACCAGGACGAATTCCACCTGCTTTTGAAGGAAGAACAGACCGCCGCCTATTCGCTGGAAATCTGGAAGCGGTTCAGAAAATGGGGGGGCATCCCCTCGGCGCTCACGCAGAACGTCAAGGATTTACTGGCTTCCCGTGAAATCGAAAACATTCTGGAAAACTCCGACTTCATCTATATGCTGAACCAGGCAGGCGGCGACCGGCAGATACTCGCAAAGCAGCTGGGCATCTCCAACCACCAGCTGTCCTATGTGACCCATTCAGGAGCCGGTGAAGGCCTGCTGTTCTACGGCAATACCATCATACCCTTCATTGACCGCTTCCCCAAGGATACGGAGCTGTACCGCATCATGACCACAAAGCCGGATGAAGTGAAGGGCGCATGA